The window TATATGGTTTAAATATATGTGCTTCTATATGATAGTCACTTAGGTTCGAATCTTGTCTAGGATGAATATTTAGGGGTGGCCAGggatgggttggaaacagccagggatcCCCTGCTGGGCTGCGTGCTGCgggctgcgtacatcagagtatgagttcggattactcgccctcctgggtagcccgaacagggaaaaccttctacctttttacCATATGATAGTCACTCATATCTAGTGTTTCTTTCACGTAGTAAATTTTAAGACAGGCTTCATCACGATTCATCTAATCTTCTAGACTGAAGCTGTTATCTGTTgtgattatttatttattcattactGTATTGCTTTCAGATTCAAGATGTCAACTTCATATCTTCCAGCTACATCTGAGTCACTTGACATGGCTTCAGAAGCCAAAAACCCATCAGAAGCCATCAGCATACTTTACCGTATACTCGAAAACCCTGCAGCTTCTTCCGATGCACTACGGGTCAAAGAACAGTCGATCGCTAAGCTGTCTGATCTTCTCAAAGAAGAAGGTAGAGGGGAAGATCTACGTGGTCTGTTGACCACATTGAGACCCTTCTTTTCAGTGATCCCCAAAGCCAAAACCGCAAAAATTGTTAGGGGAATCATTGACTCTGTTGCAAAGATTCCAAACACCACCGATCTTCAGATATCACTGTGTAAAGAAATGGTTGAGTGGACCCGCGCTGAGAAACGTACATTCTTAAGGCAACGTGTTGAGGCCCGTCTTGCTGCTTTGTTAATGGACAGCAAGGAGTATTCAGAAGCTTTGACCCTGCTCTCGGGTTTGGTCAAAGAAGTCAGAAGATTAGATGACAAATTGCTTCTTGTTGATATCGATTTACTCGAAAGCAAACTGCACTTTTCTTTAAGAAACCTTCCAAAAGCAAAAGCTGCATTAACAGCCGCGCGAACAGCTGCAAATGCAATCTATGTTCCTCCTGCTCAACAGGGTACCATAGAT of the Rutidosis leptorrhynchoides isolate AG116_Rl617_1_P2 chromosome 5, CSIRO_AGI_Rlap_v1, whole genome shotgun sequence genome contains:
- the LOC139847086 gene encoding 26S proteasome non-ATPase regulatory subunit 11 homolog, producing the protein MSTSYLPATSESLDMASEAKNPSEAISILYRILENPAASSDALRVKEQSIAKLSDLLKEEGRGEDLRGLLTTLRPFFSVIPKAKTAKIVRGIIDSVAKIPNTTDLQISLCKEMVEWTRAEKRTFLRQRVEARLAALLMDSKEYSEALTLLSGLVKEVRRLDDKLLLVDIDLLESKLHFSLRNLPKAKAALTAARTAANAIYVPPAQQGTIDLQSGILHAEEKDYKTAFSYFFEAFEAFNALEDSRAVYSLKYMLLCKIMVNQADDVAGIISSKALKFLGPELDAMKAVADAYSKRSLKLFETALQDFKAQLDEDPIVHRHLSSLYDTLLEQNLCRLIEPFSRVEIAHIAGLIELPLDHVEKKLSQMILDKKFAGTLDQGVGCLIIFDDPKTDAIYPATLDTIENMGKVVDSLFMRSAKIMA